The sequence TGAATACTTGTAACTCAAACTGTAATTATTTGTTGTGACCCCCTCTTGTGCTGTATAGCAACTTGACGACACTTACAGCTGATTTCTGGTTGAACTTTAATACCCTCACATTATTTAAAGTTTACTTCTGCTCTGTTAACACTACTTTTAATTTAGTATTCGTCATTTACAGGCTTGGACTGAAGTAAACATTAATCTAGAGAATAAAATCATAGTATACATTTATCTTGGCAGGAGTTTGGtgacatttttatttacatttttgaaatacattgtaacttTATTGTAAAATAGTTCAAAATATAGTATActgttatcaaaatttacacTACCACTGTCGTCATAATCTCATCTACATGTTTTGATGTATGGTACAAATAAGTACTCCTAAAGTGTCAGAAACTCAAATTGTATACCCACTTACTACAGCTGTAAATGTAGGTTTTGTTGTAAACAGTCCATCCTTATCTTTACACAACTGgagtattttgtaattttgcaGTCTTCAACTAGTTTCCAAAGACTATTTTTTGTGACTTATCTAACctggtatattgtgtttatcAATGTACCCCCTCTAATAAAAATCACAACAGTTTTTGCTGTGGGTTTTTCACAGTAAGATGctggggaacaccaaatttgggTGGGTCACTGTGTCTGTGGTATGTCAAGTTGGCATAGAGGGCACACATGACACCATTGTTTATgaacaagaagacattttagctACTAGTATTatcaatgtatttatgtatttttgtttttatcacaacAAGTCATTCACATTCAGTCTTTAGTGaatatttccaggtttacagtaacaCCCCATTTTCAAATGTAATGAATATTTCTTTGGAACTCAATCTATATTCCCATGATTAAGTCAACACAATGtgatacatgtaagttacaATGTAAATGATGCACTGGTGATGTTGTGTAACTTTCTGTGCTGTTCTGATTCTCTCTGGTGATTTTATAATTGCCTGCTTATCTGATTGTGTCAGAACAACAGCAGGTTGTGCCACTATAATATAATTTTGGCACAAAAACCactaaaaatgacaacatacagtATGTGTTTAGctatgtaatgtacatataatgAACGTTACTGTACTAATCTATTAGAACCACAAGATTTCAATCATCAGTCAGTTGAACAGTGACCATACACCCACCAAGATCTATCATCAGTCATATTGTTAGCAAATTTGACAAAGTGATTGATGGACTATCAATAATTTTACAGGGTTACGGACATACAAATTATTGACTAATTCTCACACTTGGAAGCAAAAATCAAATGTTCACCAATGTCAAGTTCTCTCAATTTCATATTAAAGCAGATTGTATGACATCCATTATTATAGTCACAATAACTTTTCATACACCATTAAATAGTAAACTCCTAATCTGGTGTTCATCTATCTTTTCAAATAtaagttacaatgtagataaaGAAATCATTTcagtttcattttaatattttgaatgttataCATTTAATTAAATTAACTGTAAAGTACACCTGTATTCCTGTTGCTCATTCATctacataaaattatgtacaaattACTCAGCCCTATTCAAACAGCAGACAGTTAAATTGAACTTAATATTTGTCTGTCCTTGGCTTGAGAGTGATGTTGCCATAGAGATCGCTGGAATTTGGAAAGACTCTAAGAAGGGCAGATGCTTGCGACAATGAAACCATAATAggtcaagaaaaaaatatgttgacaGTATGGAGAAGTCGAGGATATCTTTACACGTTTTtacatgtgtaaaaaaaaataattgggCTACGGTTATTATGGACATTGAGGTATAATTCGTACTGCTACAAAATTCAATTGCATGCCCAAATACTGTTTAAACGTAAGACTATAAAACTGGAAAATGTACTATTAAACTGTATCAATTCTCGAATGACAACCAAAAATGTAGCAAATTACAAAAGACATGGCGATAAAGACCGGTCTCTCGAGATATCACCTAGAGTTTACGATGTGAGCTGGGCTGtgtaacatattcatttttgaatCTATCAGTACTGCCTTCCTATACAATTATCATAATCCTGTATATTTGACCAATTTTCTcttatttgataacatttttaatgtgaATTCCACTCTGTTGAACATAAAGCAGTAAGTTATCGATGTATTTACCCCTGTAACGATAACGTTATAGCTCAACTCAAAATCATTGATCACGAGCTTTTCGATCAATAAAGTTTCTGGGGACATTTGTCGACGTAGAAGCAGATCAAACTATTCCTACCTTATCGAATTCACCGGAGCTTATAAATTCCGTCTTCCTCTGTCAAAAATCATTAGATTTACAGTAACACACTGTACTTGCAAGTTTGGTCACCAACAGATCTTGTTATCAATCACCATAACAAACTATTCTAACATGGCGGTAGTCAACTCTCGTTGACTGCGAGATGTTATTTCCTCCACGAGAATACATTATTAGCCGCGGCGCTCTGCTCGAGCGCTCGAGTACATCTCGTAGCTAGACGTGATAATTTTCAGGGAAACTTACTACTGGTCCGTTAGTATTTCCACTCTTTCTATTATCTCCCCATCTTTCGCCAgctatttacaaaatgtaataagtTCTGTTGTATAGATTTCAATATTATACGCAGGAATTTGGACAAGAACTCGAACAATATAATGTTAATCGtcttgattcattcattcattcattcattcattcattcattcattcattcattcattcattcattcattcattcattcattcattcattcattcattcattcatccatccatccatccattcattcattcattcactcactcactcactcattcactcactcactcattcattcattcattcattcattcattcattcattcattcattcattcattcattcattcattcaaatcaACAAATTTAGTAACAATTAATCTTATGTGTTTAAATTATTAAACCTTATTTAAGTTATTactaatttgttttattttattttattggcTCAAGTCAGGcttgtgttgtgtgttgtgtatatatttgcgagacagtcaagcagttgtcatgtaaatatgatatatgggaAGGGGGTTCATCGTGAGAGtgagaattaagtgatggggggtcAGCTTCTTTTTTAAGTGATGGAAGGTCAGCTTGGGTTGTCACAAGTTTTCAGTTTTACATAGAGGGAGGGTCAGTGACTTTCCGTCGACCCTACATTAAACTATACAGGgttattttcaataaaataaaataaaatcaaacaaggtaaaatcaaatcaaatcaaataaaatcaaataaataaataaataaataaacatgtaatCACGAAAGCCTAGCTAGCTGTAATGGAAAATATCTTTTGTATATGATCAAATTTTATCATTCTTTAAACTGAAGAATTCGAGAAGAAGGgtgtgaaatatatataaaatcaaacaaagtaaaatcaaataaaatcaaataaaatcaaataaataaataaataaataaacatgtaatCACGAAAGCCTAGCTAGCTGTAATGGAAAATATCTTTTGTATATGATCAAACTTTATCATTCTTTAAACTGAAGAATTCGAGAAGAAGGGTGTGAAATATTTCAGACTTTATGTATTAAATTGTATACGTAAGCTTCGGTCCGGCCTACAAGACAAGTATTAGTAGTCGAGGCGGGTAGTAACGAACGACTGTACCTTCTTCAAATTGTTTTGTATAGCCTATAGACAAAATGTTTCTAGAAATAAGGCATGTAAAGTTATCGGGATTTTTTGTGATGGCAGAAATGTTCAGACAATGACATTAGataattgatatacatgtaatactaacagATCCATGCCCGGCATGGTCCATGGTATAGCAAAGCTAACTCAAATTGCATTATGGGAAGTTTTAGTTGGTGGGAGTTCAAGTTAAGGTCAGGCGGCTCATTCTCTCTGATCTCCGCCCCATTCATTAAATTACGGTGGTAGTGAAACTCACGGTCGCAGGACTAAACATCTTGAACAAATGCACTAAAACATATCGATGTATACGGTGACTGTACTCAAGGAAGGGTATGCCAAAAAGGAAGAAAACGGCGATCAGCTGGCTGATGGTACCATCACGCTGATCAAAGGGCCGCATAATATCATCGTCGACACAGGCAACCCATGGGACGGCGAAGTGGTCATACAGGGTAGGCACGGCACGGGGATCATCCCCATCATAATATGAAAGAGGAACGAAATAAACTTGTCAATAACAAAACACCGCGCACATATGATATATTGATGAATTTGCTGgggttttaaaatatttatttatgatataAGGCTTATgtggatatatatatttaattatttatttcatatcagGTTTGTAGTTGACAATTTTAATTCTACTAAATTGTACATGGTTTGCGTTATTTTCTGTGGGACTCATGGTTGTCGAGAGATTGTAGTGCAAGATACTTTGTGCCAGAACAAGTAAGTGATAGCTGATAGTCCACGTGTGAAGGCATTTATATTGATATTAGTAGAGTGGACTGAACGTCGTGCCATATACAGACTAGGAGTGATGGACTACATGAGAAGGAGAATATGGCAGTATTTTGTCGATttctatttacataattttgacaGATATTAACTCGGATTAGAGGGATATATAACCCAGACTATGTGGCAAAAATACTGCAAACTTACTGTAAAGTAGTGCCATGCACTCCACTCTTTTCTCTGATTATTGACAGTTTGTTGATAAAAGATGCTCACAATATTTAGGGTGACTCAATCCTGGAAAGAACTGGGGAAATTTATGTTAAATTCTACagattttgtcatttcatttttgtgCCATGATTATCctaatgtactgtgtatataaatgttatagtcttatacattgtgtgtagttACTAAGATAGACCAGAAATATGAAGTGACATTTGCACAcaaccccccccctccacccaaCATAATATCCTGTGAAACACAATGATACTAAAATTGTACACGCTGACTGTCAGAATACTGTATGTAGttgagtacatgtactaatgaTCACTGTAACTgcagggagcccaggaaccatgttacaaataaacagacaaacaaacaaacaaatatttgcatatactatCCTTGTATatagatagtatagtatatatttcaatagtatacaggcccacatatgcatatacatgtatattgaaagtTATCCgtgagtttaaaatgatatttcatatacccatgcatatttgtttgtttatttgtttgtttgtttgtttgtttgtaacacggttACCAAGGCTCCTAGTGCTATAACACCAATTCTAATTCAACCTGGCAGAATTCTATATACATATGTGTCCTGTCATGTCTGTTGTAGCATAGATGTCTATTCATGGTTGCAGTAATAGACTTACAGGCCTGTAAACTGAACTTCAACTTGGGCCAAGTCCTGGTACTGACTTTGCTAAACATTTATCCACAGTCCACAGTGCAGTAAATGACACATACTGATGTTGAGAAGGGCTTGTGAAATAATCATGACTGAGTCTACTGGGAGTATATAAGTTAAAGAACTCTAAATTCTCAGACTGAATTCAGTTTACTTAGAACATAGTGCCATGCACTTAGAGAGAGCTACAGAATGAGAGTTTACTAAAATAGTGCAAACCACTTAGATAGTTACAGAAGGACTAAGTTCAGTTTACCTCCAAAAAGGAGTATTTGGTTTACAGCAATCAGTTGTGGACATTGTCAAAGGATCTGTCCATTTTGTTTGTCTACAAGGACACATTACATTGATGGTAAAGTGGAGTGGTTTCTGTAGTTAGAATAGCCATGTCATCAGGTTCTTTGTCCTGATTCAACACTTCAGGTCCGTGCTTGAGTCTAGACGTCTTTTGCAAATATACACCATGGGGagtgattttttgtaaaaattgaatCATGCACGCTTGAATTGAAACATGTACAAAGCTTTTGTGAAATATATGAAGAATGAGTATTTACTATTTTGTTGTCAAACTGTCATTCTTAGAACTAAAGTATTATATTCCAAAACAAGGAAACAAGAAATGGGTattaaatcattaaaataactttactatgtttttctctttaaaaaattcaacatgaaacattgacattgaaatgtgtgtttgtcgctcataaaattacaaaaacaaaaaaaatgtaaaatgtgtaaaaagtttgtttttaaatcacTTTCAGTGTGTACAACAGACTTGCACCTGACGAgatgtcagcaaaaatttgggatgtgattccaagaaattttttgactctgtgggtggaaatttcattactaagtatgaacccacaGTCCATGAGCATTTATTCTCTGATCACCAACAGacttggtgtacatgtatgttgtttcagGCTCTTTTTGTAAGTTGAGACATAAAGTTGTTTTTTGGCATACATGGATATTATCGTTATTCTTGAATATTAAATTGAGGTAAACTTATTTGTAGTGAAGTGAAAAAGCTTCTAAATTCAGATTGTGTCACTTTAAATTTAGTTAGAGTCAATTTCATCGATATCAACACCAACAGAATTGGATATATGAGTTACAGATAACCTGCGATATAGATACCTATtgctcatccatatggccactggCTTTCaacatttagatattattccgcaatattttccttcattcagctaaggaaaatacgagtgacctattAAGGGGCCCTTtccactacgagttgctagacagTAGTGACAActcttaggtcacgagtatcttctggctgaatgaagaaaaatattggggaataatacaaTACCATCGGCAGTAATATTGTtcaaaaatcagggaaagtaatggcaattttgaacgtttttgactcatatttgaaacacagcagaatcagtgatgtagacacacattgtcatgacagaacaaccagagtatacattccatatttttttgttgaacctggctcattCATGGTGTAATGATCTGAATTCCTCCTTTTCATGAAGTCAACAGTTTAtaaattgaatttttattttgttaataattTCAGGGTTAAAAACTCACAATCTGTGTACAGATGATATAGAGTATGTAGTTGGTACACATGGACACTCTGACCACATTGGTAATCTTAACTTATTCAAGAAAGCAGTTCACATCGTAGGTTTTGATATATGTAGTTATGATAGATATATCTCACATCCATTTCAAGAGGTAAGTCTTTGTAGTCTTCTAAACATAAAACTAGTACTTGTCTAAATAAGGTTGTAAGTGtgtaagggacgatcgcacaatgtcatataagctcaataagcaaacttcATTCCTTTAGAAGGGAGGGGatctggcgtcaatgcgatttacacttctaaccaaattttgacagaaaattttCACCccaacagcttttgtatttactattgagatgttgataagttgataaaaatttacttctaaatgtgagatatggtgctgggtttctggtagtattttaatgtgtttacaatcatgtttttacattacatggatcgtagtggtgtgactgctatagttttcatcataatttacatcatatataaacgtttgaggctgcacttgtgaacatttgtttaggggaggggggaggggttttgacctaaaggaacgatgttcgtttgttgagcttgtgcgacattttGAAATCATCCCTAAGTTGTGCTTGATTGATACCCAGGTGTTAAAGATATTTTCCACAAAATTTGAGAAAATTACAAATCGTCAGAATGGCACCATTAACTACCATACATTTGACTAgtatacatttaaaaacaaCATACTCCATTGGAATACTTTCTCTGTTCACTTTTCTGCTTATTTAGAAATTCCTCAAAGGTGAAGTCATGTGAAAATAATGTTATTCACCAGACCCTTCtacattgtatgaatgaatgGCTGCAAAGGTCATCTGGAGTCTTTACAACTTGCTCAGACATTGGTCTTAGTGACTAAACTAGGTCAATGAATTCTTTGCAACTTATTTTAATGctttccttttctttttttttcttcaaaatgtcaactttcagtgaatgtgtgtattttgtcagtgacttaaaggcccagttcagattaggcctaaaaaaaaataattgtttggttccggttacccaatcccacctagcttttcactgccgaccctaaacttttttttatatatttgagaaaaaaaataatgaaatcgcaaaaattgtgaagtctcatgaaaaatagtggatgcggaaacttacatcaacttaaaaaggcaatataaaactgttcttccaatctgtaatggctgtacatctgatgagaagaaaccaataacacggaAACCATTTGGAAAtgtcagtacatgtaccataataaTAGTCCAGCTTAAACCTgcactgcactagctgcaactgggacattattgtttcactttttttcaaGACATTTTCACTAAAAAATTGTCAATTGTAAAAAGACAGTGTaactgttaattagtggtcaattaCCAGTTGGTAATGTAGTGGccagtttaaatcttgagcctgtgcagtttcttattggtttctgcatggtagATATATCAAATAGAGAGAGTGAATTCAGTCAAGTAATCTGCAATGAGCTGAATAGTCAAAACTGAAGTAGGAGGACCATGTGATAATATCTTACTTTTTTTATTCCAGgggaaaaattacaaaatagatGAAAAAATTACAGTCATTCCAACTCCAGGTCATACCCTCAGTCATGTCAGTGTTGCCGTAGAAACCAGTGACTTAGGCACAGTAGTTGTGGCTGGTAGGTGCTTCAGATTAAGCTTACTAGTACTGTTAGTCAATGTTTAGAAACTGTCTGAAATTCGGATAGAACTCTCTGGGAGAAAATGTCAGGAACAGTGACTTTACCAGGAACCCAAATAACATAAGATGAAATCAGGGGCAAGGTCAATCgttcaatgtaggattaaaAATGCAATTCTTTTAGTTTGTGGGGGTGGTTTGAACGATTTTAGTTGTCATTTGGCAGAAATGATTTTACTTTTGATGGAATTGTCAAATCGCTAATAGTAAATGCATGtcactaaaatacattaaagtgtcaaTCAAAGAGCATACTACGACATACattgtctttgtattcatagcactacatactactacatactggcttggtattcataccactacataccactacatactggctttgtattcatagcactacatagtactacatactggctttgcattcatagcactacataccactacatactggctttgtattcatagcactacatactattacatactggctttgtattcatcgcactacatactactacatcctggctttgtattcatagcactacatagtactacatactggctttgcatTCATAGCACTTATACataccactacatgtacatactggctttgtattcataacactacatagtactacatactggctttgcattcatagcactacataccactacatactggctttgtattcatagcactacatactattacatactggctttgtattcatagcactacatactactacatccTGGCTTTGAATtcatagtgaacacatattgcctggccatgagggctgtagcacccgtttattacacccgatcgagggggtaatgaacgggtgctatagcccgaatataggccaggcaatatgtgttttataatatacctcatgctgtgaactcgcggtggcagacgacatcgtcagaagccgccattttgacctgctgtgaacgcgcggtggtcacgtgaccatgtaaaagttgatggaactatttccctaaggaagtagtcattctattttcctatcacgtgactgattctagcgaatcgtggcacagcattatcactaggtatattataacactacatagtactacatactggctttgcattcatagcactacatactactacatactggctttgtattcatagcactatatactactatgtactagctttgtattcatagcactacacactactacatactgccTTGGTATTCATAGCACGTACTGCATTAcaacatactgatttgaaattgattgtgctgtctgaagcAAGTTTCAATTGTGGCCAATTAAGAGGGGGGGTGTCTAAGGCGAAGTAACTAAAAGaattttagtttttatcctacattgaactattgatcttgctcTGATTAAAACCAATGTAGATTTTCATAGCATGTCAGATTAAGGCTGGACTTGATTGTTGTGAGTTAATTAACTCTGTAGAGAGAGTCGGTTACATCTTAATAATTTATCGTTACACCATACtcttacatatttatatttctggCAGGATTAGGAAAATTCACAATGTCATTGACTATACACCTCAAGCACATATCTTATCATTTTTTGCTAAAATTTGAAAActtcaataaaacaaataattcaaagtttTCTTCTGACTTAAATTGTTATTtctaagtcattgagaatgttaaagtatgattatgaaatgaaagtatcaacaacatatgcacatacacttacttttttttcaaaacttttttatttttaactgaCCAAACCATCATTTTAAGGTGAGAAACTTCAAGTACAGACACCATTGTGATTGtacaaaaattgtatttcaagcaccacagagcaacagaacaaataacaagtgtgcattgtcatgacttTGAAAGATAACCTGACTTGCACATCGTATAAATAAATgttgttgttacattttacagGTGATGTCTTTGAATGTGAAGAGG comes from Glandiceps talaboti chromosome 11, keGlaTala1.1, whole genome shotgun sequence and encodes:
- the LOC144442828 gene encoding metallo-beta-lactamase domain-containing protein 1-like, which codes for MYTVTVLKEGYAKKEENGDQLADGTITLIKGPHNIIVDTGNPWDGEVVIQGLKTHNLCTDDIEYVVGTHGHSDHIGNLNLFKKAVHIVGFDICSYDRYISHPFQEGKNYKIDEKITVIPTPGHTLSHVSVAVETSDLGTVVVAGDVFECEEDLTNAEIWKEISENIKLQEESRKKILEIADYIIPGHGKMFEVLESMKNI